The following coding sequences lie in one Zingiber officinale cultivar Zhangliang chromosome 2B, Zo_v1.1, whole genome shotgun sequence genomic window:
- the LOC122047844 gene encoding mitogen-activated protein kinase 5-like isoform X2 yields MNTETRDMVAIKKIANAFDNHMDAKRTLREIKLLRHLDHENIVGIRDVIPPPMPQTFNDVYVATELMDTDLHHIIRSNQELSEEHSQYFLYQILRGLKYIHSAKVIHRDLKPSNLLLNANCDLKICDFGLARPTSENDIMTEYVVTRWYRAPELLLNSSDYTAAIDLWSVGCIFMELMNRQALFPGRDHMNQMRLITELIGTPTEAELDFLRNEDARRYMKHLPQFPPKSFASMFPHINPVAIDLIERMLTFDPNKRITVEEALAHPYLERLHDIADEPICTEPFSFDFEQQALTEDQMKELIFREALAFNPDYSF; encoded by the exons ATGAACACGGAGACGAGGGACATGGTGGCGATCAAGAAGATCGCGAACGCGTTCGACAACCACATGGACGCGAAGCGGACGTTGAGGGAGATCAAGCTCCTTCGCCACTTGGATCATGAGAAT ATCGTTGGAATAAGGGACGTGATTCCGCCTCCGATGCCTCAAACCTTCAACGACGTGTACGTCGCCACCGAGCTCATGGACACCGACCTCCACCACATTATCCGCTCCAACCAAGAGCTCTCCGAGGAGCACTCCCAA TACTTTTTATACCAAATACTTCGGGGATTGAAGTACATACACTCGGCCAAAGTGATTCACAGAGACCTGAAGCCGAGCAATCTGCTGCTGAACGCAAATTGCGATCTCAAGATATGCGATTTTGGGCTCGCTCGGCCGACATCAGAGAACGATATCATGACAGAATACGTGGTGACGAGGTGGTACCGGGCCCCCGAGTTGCTGCTCAACTCATCGGATTACACTGCGGCCATCGATTTATGGTCGGTGGGTTGCATCTTTATGGAATTGATGAACAGGCAGGCGCTCTTCCCAGGGAGAGACCATATGAACCAGATGCGTCTCATCACAGAG CTTATTGGCACTCCCACAGAAGCTGAGCTTGACTTCCTCCGGAATGAGGATGCAAGAAGGTACATGAAGCACCTGCCTCAATTTCCTCCCAAGTCATTTGCCAGTATGTTTCCACATATCAATCCGGTTGCCATCGATCTCATTGAAAGAATGCTGACATTTGATCCAAACAAGAGGATTACAG TGGAAGAAGCATTGGCTCATCCATACCTTGAGAGGCTTCATGACATAGCAGACGAACCCATTTGCACGGAACCCTTCTCCTTTGATTTTGAACAGCAAGCCCTCACAGAGGACCAGATGAAGGAGCTCATTTTTAGAGAAGCTTTAGCATTTAATCCAGACTACAGTTTTTAA
- the LOC122047845 gene encoding probable sugar phosphate/phosphate translocator At3g11320 yields MRRSSSGGGEGDPEAAKMSARAAAGPPSPADGRFFTVGLVAAWYSSNIGVLLLNKYLLSNYGFKYPIFLTMCHMAACSLFSYVSIAWLKIVPMQSVRSRVQFLKIAALSLVFCGSVVSGNVSLRYLPVSFNQAVGATTPFFTAVFAYLMTFRKESWLTYITLVPVVTGVIIASGGEPSFHLFGFIMCISATAARALKSVLQGILMSSEGEKLNSMNLLLYMAPIAVVLLLPATIIMEKNVVGITLALARKDFNIIWYLLFNSSMAYFVNLTNFLVTKHTSALTLQVLGNAKGAVAVVISILIFRNPVSFTGMAGYTLTIIGVILYSESKKRNKGG; encoded by the exons ATGAGGAGAAGCAGCAGCGGCGGAGGGGAAGGCGACCCAGAGGCGGCGAAGATGAGCGCGAGGGCGGCGGCGGGGCCGCCCTCGCCTGCGGATGGGCGGTTCTTCACCGTCGGGCTCGTCGCCGCCTGGTACTCCTCCAACATCGGGGTGCTCCTCCTCAATAAGTACCTGCTCAGCAACTACGGGTTCAAGTACCCGATCTTCCTCACCATGTGCCACATGGCGGCCTGCTCCCTCTTCAGCTACGTCTCCATCGCCTGGCTCAAGATCGTGCCGATGCAGTCCGTCCGGTCGCGGGTCCAGTTCCTCAAGATCGCTGCGCTCAGCCTCGTCTTCTGCGGTTCGGTGGTCAGCGGGAACGTGTCGCTCCGCTACCTCCCGGTCTCGTTCAATCAGGCCGTTGGCGCTACCACGCCATTCTTCACGGCCGTCTTCGCTTATCTCATGACTTTTCGGAAAGAGTCATGGCTCACATACATTACCCTCGTGCCCGTCGTCACCGGTGTTATTATTGCTAGTGGG GGGGAGCCAAGCTTTCATTTGTTTGGTTTTATTATGTGTATTAGTGCCACTGCTGCTAGGGCACTTAAGTCAGTGCTGCAGGGAATACTGATGTCCTCTGAAGG GGAGAAGTTGAACTCCATGAATCTCCTTTTATATATGGCTCCAATAGCAGTTGTTTTGCTACTTCCTGCAACAATTATAATGGAGAAAAATGTGGTGGGCATTACATTGGCACTTGCTAGAAAAGACTTCAACATTATATGGTACCTGCTGTTTAATTCTTCTATGGCCTACTTTGTGAATTTGACCAATTTTCTGGTCACTAAGCATACCAGTGCTTTGACACTCCAG GTTCTGGGAAACGCAAAAGGAGCTGTGGCAGTGGTTATCTCAATCTTAATATTCAGGAACCCAGTTTCCTTCACAGGAATGGCTGGGTACACACTTACCATCATCGGTGTAATCCTCTACAGCGAGTCTAAGAAGCGTAACAAGGGAGGCTAA
- the LOC122047844 gene encoding mitogen-activated protein kinase 5-like isoform X1: protein MDGAPANDFPVTVAHGGRYLQYNIFGNLFEVTAKYRPPIMPIGRGAYGIVCSVMNTETRDMVAIKKIANAFDNHMDAKRTLREIKLLRHLDHENIVGIRDVIPPPMPQTFNDVYVATELMDTDLHHIIRSNQELSEEHSQYFLYQILRGLKYIHSAKVIHRDLKPSNLLLNANCDLKICDFGLARPTSENDIMTEYVVTRWYRAPELLLNSSDYTAAIDLWSVGCIFMELMNRQALFPGRDHMNQMRLITELIGTPTEAELDFLRNEDARRYMKHLPQFPPKSFASMFPHINPVAIDLIERMLTFDPNKRITVEEALAHPYLERLHDIADEPICTEPFSFDFEQQALTEDQMKELIFREALAFNPDYSF from the exons ATGGACGGAGCTCCGGCGAACGATTTCCCGGTCACGGTGGCGCACGGCGGGCGGTACTTGCAGTACAACATCTTCGGCAACTTGTTCGAGGTCACGGCGAAGTATCGGCCTCCGATCATGCCCATCGGGAGGGGTGCCTACGGGATCGTCTG CTCGGTGATGAACACGGAGACGAGGGACATGGTGGCGATCAAGAAGATCGCGAACGCGTTCGACAACCACATGGACGCGAAGCGGACGTTGAGGGAGATCAAGCTCCTTCGCCACTTGGATCATGAGAAT ATCGTTGGAATAAGGGACGTGATTCCGCCTCCGATGCCTCAAACCTTCAACGACGTGTACGTCGCCACCGAGCTCATGGACACCGACCTCCACCACATTATCCGCTCCAACCAAGAGCTCTCCGAGGAGCACTCCCAA TACTTTTTATACCAAATACTTCGGGGATTGAAGTACATACACTCGGCCAAAGTGATTCACAGAGACCTGAAGCCGAGCAATCTGCTGCTGAACGCAAATTGCGATCTCAAGATATGCGATTTTGGGCTCGCTCGGCCGACATCAGAGAACGATATCATGACAGAATACGTGGTGACGAGGTGGTACCGGGCCCCCGAGTTGCTGCTCAACTCATCGGATTACACTGCGGCCATCGATTTATGGTCGGTGGGTTGCATCTTTATGGAATTGATGAACAGGCAGGCGCTCTTCCCAGGGAGAGACCATATGAACCAGATGCGTCTCATCACAGAG CTTATTGGCACTCCCACAGAAGCTGAGCTTGACTTCCTCCGGAATGAGGATGCAAGAAGGTACATGAAGCACCTGCCTCAATTTCCTCCCAAGTCATTTGCCAGTATGTTTCCACATATCAATCCGGTTGCCATCGATCTCATTGAAAGAATGCTGACATTTGATCCAAACAAGAGGATTACAG TGGAAGAAGCATTGGCTCATCCATACCTTGAGAGGCTTCATGACATAGCAGACGAACCCATTTGCACGGAACCCTTCTCCTTTGATTTTGAACAGCAAGCCCTCACAGAGGACCAGATGAAGGAGCTCATTTTTAGAGAAGCTTTAGCATTTAATCCAGACTACAGTTTTTAA